The stretch of DNA CCGGCTATTGCAGAAGCTATTCAAAGACAAGCCAACCATCAAGCATCAGCTACAGAAGCACAGGCACAACAATCTTTGATTAGTGGTATTGTAAACATTGTAGGATTTACAGTTTCTGTGGCAGGAGGTCTTTTCTCTGCTGCAAAAGGAGCTACCTCTGCCCTAAAATCCGCTTCCTTCGCAAAAGAAACGGGAAGTGCTGCAGGAGGTGCTGCATCTGGCGCTGCTGCCAAAGCCCTGACTTCTGCTAGTTCTTCTGTGCAACAAACTGCGGCTACTACTGTTAAAACTGCCTCATCAGCAGCGGGTTCTGCGGGAGCAGCGGCAGCTAAAGCTGCAACCAACCTAACCGATGATATGGCCGCAGCAGCTTCAAAAGCTACAACAGAAGCAACTTCAAAAGGACTTTTTGGAAAGGTTTTAAATAACCCAAACTGGACTGAAAAATTCTCCAGAGGGATGAACGTGGTGAAAACCCAAGGAGCACGTGTTGCATCATTTGCAGGAAATGCTCTTTCTTCTTCTATGCAGATGAGTCAGCTAATGCACGGACTTACAGCAGCTGTTGAAGGTCTTACTGCTGGCCAGACAGGAATGCAAGTGGCCCACCATCAGCGAATGGCAGGACAAGCAGAGGCTCAAGCAGAAGTAATGAAACAAATGTCGTCAGTTTATGGCCAGCAAGCATCACAAGCAGGGCAATTACAAGAACAAGCTACGCAAACATTTAACTCTGCTTTACAAACACTACAAAATGTTGCTGACTCTCAAACACAAACAACATCTTCCATCTTTAACTAACAATCAGAGATCGGATCAAAAAAGCTCGGTATGTGACCGAGCTTTTTCATGTAAAGCGGCTTTACCTTAAGAAACAATGTAGCCCTGACGGAATTCTTCGTGATAGATGAGGCGACATCCTGCTACCATTAAGGCTACAGCAAGCACCAAGCCCAAAGAGACCCCCGTTTCTCCAAGCAATATCCAGCCATACAATCCTGAATACAACGGCATGATAAGATTACAGAAGGAAAGAAAAGTAGAAGAATACTTCCTTAATAATTTTGCATAGAGATTGTAGCAAATCAGATTAGAAATTACCACTAGAGCTAAAGTCGCATATAAAAATTGCGACACATCTTGTACTGGCAAAGGATCCCAGGATTCCACTACTGCTGAATGCATGAGTGACAATATCCCAGCTATTAACATGGCGCATGCATTAATTGCTGTCACTGATAGGGTAGACTGTTTTTCAATTTGTCTAAGAAGAGTCCAGCCAAAAGAGGCGAAACTTGCTGCCCCTAAAATTAGAATTTCAGGAAGACCTATCTGCCAAGTCCAAGGCTGAGAACCATCCCCTCCCCCACCAAAGGTTAAGTAGCAAATATAACTCAACAAACCTAGAGAGAATCCTAAAATCTTTTTTTGTGTCACCTTCTCTTTCAGCTGAATATAAGAAAAAAGTGCTGACATTAGAGGAGAGAGTCCATAAATAAAACATACCCTAGATGAATTCAAATGTTGTAATCCTAGGAATTCAAAAATATTAGTAAGATAAAATCCTGTTAAAGCTAACAGGACAATACAAAAGAATATTTTTTTCGATATACAAACAAAACCGCCTCGAAACCATGCAGCAAGCGCCAAGATAACGCCAGCAAGTATCATGCGAGTCCCTGTGGCAAATATCGGAGCCGAGGCGTTCATAACTAGCTTGCTAAGAGCAAAAGAAGAAGACCAAATAAATGCCGTAAGAAAAACTAAAAAAAGCGACATGCAAACCAGTTTATAATGTTTAATAGGCAGAGAGTATAAAAGATGTTTTTATTACCTCCAATTTAAATCTCCCGACTTGTTTCAAATCGAATTAAAAAGCAAAAATTTTTTTTATAAAAAGCTGCTTGCTTTGATCAAAAAAAACACTAAAATACTAATAACAAAGGTCCCCTTAAAATGGAGGCATGGGAAAAGATGATTCACGTAACTTGTGATCAAGAAAATTATGAAGTATTTGCCGGTACTACAGCAGCAGAGTTAGCTCAACAATTAAAAAATTCACATCAATTTATTGGGGTTCTCATCAATGAACGCCCTAGAGATCTTTCCATCCACCTACAAGAAGGCGACACCTTAACATTTCTCACTTCTGAGGATCCCGAAGGACGAGAAATTTTTCTTCATACTTCTGCGCATCTTCTAGCCCAAGCAGTACTGCGTTTATGGCCAGATGCACTTCCTACAATCGGTCCCGTCATAGACGAAGGATTTTATTATGATTTCGCCAATCTTTCAATTAGTGAAAGTGACTTCTCATTAATTGAAGATACAGTAAAGCAAATTGTAGATGAAAAACTTGTAATTTCTCGCTTTATTTGTAAGGATAAACAACAAGCTTTAAAGGAATTCCCGAATAATCCGTTTAAAACAGAATTAATTCGTGAGCTTCCCGATAATGAAGAAATTTCTGCCTATAGCCAGGGAGAGTTTTTTGACCTTTGCCGAGGTCCTCATTTACCTTCGACAGCTCACGTAAAAGCTTTTAAAATACTACGTACATCAGCAGCCTATTGGCGAGGAGATCCTTCTCGTGAATCTCTAGTACGTATTTATGGGACTTCCTTTCCTACATCTAAAGAACTTCGGGCACATTTAGATCGAATTGAGGAAGCAAAAAAACGGGACCACCGTGTGTTGGGAGTAAAGTTAGATCTTTTTTCTCAACAAGAGAGTTCTCCTGGAATGCCTTTCTTTCATCCTCGTGGTATGATTGTTTGGGACGCTTTGATTAATTACTGGAAGCAGCTGCACGTAGCTGCCGATTATAAAGAGATCCTAACACCACAGTTGATGAATCGTCAGTTATGGGAGGTTTCGGGTCACTGGGAGAATTATAGAGCAAACATGTACACATTGAAAATTGATGATGAAGATTACGCCATCAAGCCAATGAACTGTCCAGGATGCATGCTCTATTATAAAACCCGCTTACATAGTTATAAGGAGTTCCCTCTACGTGTAGCAGAAATTGGTCACGTGCATCGTCAGGAAGCGTCTGGAGCCCTATCGGGGTTAATGCGTGTCCGTGCGTTCCATCAAGATGACGCTCATGTATTTCTTACTCCAGAACAAGTCGAAGAGGAAACTCTGAACATTCTTGCTTTAGTTTCTAAACTATACGGGACATTTGGATTAGAGTATCACTTAGAGCTATCTACAAGGCCAGAAAAAGACACAATAGGTGACGACTCTCTATGGGAGTTAGCCACAGATGCCTTAAATCGAGCCCTGGTTCAGTCTGGGACGCCCTTCATTGTTCGCCCAGGGGAAGGAGCTTTTTACGGTCCGAAAATTGATATCCATGTTAAAGATGCGATTCAAAGAACATGGCAGTGTGGAACTATTCAATTAGATATGTTCCTACCAGAACGTTTTGAATTAGAATACACCACAGCGCAAGGAACTAAGAGTGTTCCTGTGATGCTACATCGAGCTCTCTTTGGTTCTATAGAACGCTTTTTAGGTATTCTTATAGAACACTTCAAAGGAAGATTCCCATTGTGGCTAAGTCCTGAGCAGGTGCGGATCATTACAGTTGCCGATCGCCACATTCCTCGAGCGAAAGAATTCGTTGAGAAATGGAAAGGGATGGGTTTAGTGGTCACCCTAGATGATTCTAGCGAATCTGTAAGTAAAAAAATTCGCAATGCTCAAAACATGCAGGTGAATTACATGATCACTCTTGGGGATCATGAAATTAGTGAAAATGTATTAGCAGTACGCACCCGAGATAACCGGGTGATTAATGACGTCACCGTAGAGAAATTCTTAAACACTATACTTGAAGAAAAGAACTCTTTAAGTTTAACTGCATTATTGTAGTTGTTAAGGATTTTTGAGGATACGCATCAAGAATGAAGACTATCGCTGTAAACAGCTTTAAAGGTGGAACAGCAAAAACATCAACAACCCTTCATCTTGGTGCGGCTCTCTCGCAGTATCATCAAGCTAAGGTACTGCTTATTGATTTCGATGCTCAAGCAAATCTCACCTCTGGGTTAGGATTAGACCCCGATTGCTATGACAGCCTTGCTGTTGTCTTACAAGGCGAAAAGGAAATTCAAGAAGTCATCCGCCCCATCCAAGATATCCATTTAGATTTGATTCCTGCCGACACCTGGTTAGAGCGTATTGAAGTTTCAGGAAATCTTGCCGCTGATCGCTATTCTCATGAAAGGCTTAAGTACGTACTCGGTTCTGTCAAAGATCAGTACGACTATGTGATTATTGATACTCCTCCTTCACTTTGTTGGCTTACAGAGTCTGCCCTAATTGCTGCAGACTACGCACTTATTTGTGCTACACCAGAATTTTACAGTGTTAAAGGTTTAGAACGTCTGGCTGGTTTCATTCAAGGAATTTCCGCACGACATCCACTAACGATTTTAGGTGTTGCTTTATCCTTTTGGAATTGCAGAGGAAAAAACAATTCTGCATTTGCTGATCTTATTCACAAAACGTTCCCAGACAAGTTATTGAATACGAAAATACGTAGAGACATCACTGTTTCAGAAGCTGCGATTCACGGCAAGCCAGTCTTTGCTACATCTCCCAGTGCACGTGCTTCTGAAGATTATTTCAACCTTACTAAAGAATTGCTAATTTTACTAAGAGATGTGTAGCTCTATGGGCAATCTAAAAACGTTGTTAGAAAGTCGTTTCAAGAAAAATACTCAAACTAAAATGGAGGCGCTTGCCCGTAAGCGTATGGAAGGAGAACTCTCTCCTTTTACAGGTCGCCTTTCCAACCCCACCCTTTTACCAAAAGAAAAAGAACAACTCCGTCATCTTCTTGAACACTATAACTTTCGAGAACAGATTGAAGAACCTGACCTTATACACCTATGTACTCTTTCTGCTGAAGTCAAGCAAATCCATCATCAATCTGTTCTCTTGCACGGAGAACGCATAACAAAAGTCCGTGATTTGCTGAAAAGCTATCGCGAAGGAGCCTTTTCTTCTTGGCTACTTTTAACCTATGGGAATAGGCAAACGCCTTATAATTTTTTAGTGTACTATGAATTATTTACTCTTCTTCCCGAACCTTTAAAAATAGAGATGGAGAAAATGCCTAGACAAGCCGTCTATACCTTAGCGTCTCGTCAAGGATCCCAAGAAAAAAAAGAAGAGATTATTCGAAATTATCGCGGCGAACGAAAAAGCGAGCTTTTAGATCGCATTCGAAAAGAATTCCCCTTAGTTGATACAGATTGTAGAAAAACATCTCCAGTAAAGCAAGCTCTTGCTATGCTTGCCAAAGGCTCTCAAATATTAAATAAGTGTACCGCACTCTCTTCTGATGAGCAGATCATTTTGGAAAAATTGATAAAAAAACTAGAAAAAGTTAAAAGTAACCTCTTTCCCCATACAAAGGTGTAATTTATGGCAGCAAAGACAAAAATATTAGAGCTTGAAGACAACGTTTTTCTCCTTCTTGAAGGGAATTTAAAAAGAATTTATGCCACTCCTATTGGTTACACCACATTTCGAGAATTTCAAAATGTCGTTTTCAACTGTGCTAACGGTCAGCAAGATATCGCTAATTTCTTTTTTGAAATGTTAATTAATGGCAAGTTAACGCAAGAACTCGCTCCCCAGCAAAAACAAGCTGCTCATAGTTTAATTTCAGAGTTTATGATGCCTATACGTGTTTCTAAAGACATTCATGAACGTGGGGAATTTATTAACTTTATCACTTCGGATATGCTAACACAGCAAGAACGTTGTATTTTTTTAAATCGATTAGCTCGTGTAGACGGTCAAGAGTTCTTATTGATGACCGATGTACAGAATACCTGCCACCTCATTCGTCATTTACTAGCAAGACTTTTAGAAGCGCAAAAGAATCCTGTTGGAGAAAAAAATCTTCAGGAAATTCAAGAAGAAATTACATCATTAAAAAACCACTTTGATGAGCTGACTAAAGCCCTTCAATAGTAGGCATTATGAGTAAAAAAAAGCGCGTACTTACAGGAGATCGTCCCACAGGGAAACTGCATTTAGGACATTGGGTTGGTTCTATAAAAAATCGACTGGAACTTCAAAATTGCCCTGAGTACGATTGTTTTTTTATCATTGCGGATCTCCATACTTTAACTACAAAAATCCGCAAAGAAGAGGTTCTAGATCTCGATAACCATATCTATGAAGTTCTTGCAGATTGGTTAAGTGTCGGGATCGATCCGACGAAATCTACAATTTACCTACAATCTGCAATTCCTGAAATCTATGAGTTACATCTCCTGTTCTCCATGTTAATCTCAATCAACAGAGTGATGGGCATTCCTAGTCTCAAAGATATGGCCCGTAACGCTTCGATTGAAGAAGGGGGATTCTCTTATGGCCTCATTGGTTACCCCATTTTACAGAGTGCGGATATCCTCCTAGCAAAAGCACAGTTCGTCCCTGTAGGGAAAGACAATGAAGCCCACGTAGAACTCACGCGGGATATTGCTAGGAATTTCAACCGTTTGTACGGGC from Candidatus Chlamydia corallus encodes:
- the sctE gene encoding type III secretion system translocon subunit SctE; this translates as MTSGVSGSSNQDPSLAAQLAQASQKTGAAQSGQDTKHVSKQSSQAEVAAGGFEDLIQDASSQGTSKKESTSSTKSAKGEKSEKSTATKSGTSVGSASETVTAQAVKGPGGLKQNNYDAPNLPVPDMQTVNGIVLKKNMGTLALLSLVMTLMANAAGESWKSSFQAQNQAIQSQVEAAPAIAEAIQRQANHQASATEAQAQQSLISGIVNIVGFTVSVAGGLFSAAKGATSALKSASFAKETGSAAGGAASGAAAKALTSASSSVQQTAATTVKTASSAAGSAGAAAAKAATNLTDDMAAAASKATTEATSKGLFGKVLNNPNWTEKFSRGMNVVKTQGARVASFAGNALSSSMQMSQLMHGLTAAVEGLTAGQTGMQVAHHQRMAGQAEAQAEVMKQMSSVYGQQASQAGQLQEQATQTFNSALQTLQNVADSQTQTTSSIFN
- a CDS encoding DMT family transporter, yielding MSLFLVFLTAFIWSSSFALSKLVMNASAPIFATGTRMILAGVILALAAWFRGGFVCISKKIFFCIVLLALTGFYLTNIFEFLGLQHLNSSRVCFIYGLSPLMSALFSYIQLKEKVTQKKILGFSLGLLSYICYLTFGGGGDGSQPWTWQIGLPEILILGAASFASFGWTLLRQIEKQSTLSVTAINACAMLIAGILSLMHSAVVESWDPLPVQDVSQFLYATLALVVISNLICYNLYAKLLRKYSSTFLSFCNLIMPLYSGLYGWILLGETGVSLGLVLAVALMVAGCRLIYHEEFRQGYIVS
- the thrS gene encoding threonine--tRNA ligase, translated to MIHVTCDQENYEVFAGTTAAELAQQLKNSHQFIGVLINERPRDLSIHLQEGDTLTFLTSEDPEGREIFLHTSAHLLAQAVLRLWPDALPTIGPVIDEGFYYDFANLSISESDFSLIEDTVKQIVDEKLVISRFICKDKQQALKEFPNNPFKTELIRELPDNEEISAYSQGEFFDLCRGPHLPSTAHVKAFKILRTSAAYWRGDPSRESLVRIYGTSFPTSKELRAHLDRIEEAKKRDHRVLGVKLDLFSQQESSPGMPFFHPRGMIVWDALINYWKQLHVAADYKEILTPQLMNRQLWEVSGHWENYRANMYTLKIDDEDYAIKPMNCPGCMLYYKTRLHSYKEFPLRVAEIGHVHRQEASGALSGLMRVRAFHQDDAHVFLTPEQVEEETLNILALVSKLYGTFGLEYHLELSTRPEKDTIGDDSLWELATDALNRALVQSGTPFIVRPGEGAFYGPKIDIHVKDAIQRTWQCGTIQLDMFLPERFELEYTTAQGTKSVPVMLHRALFGSIERFLGILIEHFKGRFPLWLSPEQVRIITVADRHIPRAKEFVEKWKGMGLVVTLDDSSESVSKKIRNAQNMQVNYMITLGDHEISENVLAVRTRDNRVINDVTVEKFLNTILEEKNSLSLTALL
- a CDS encoding ParA family protein codes for the protein MKTIAVNSFKGGTAKTSTTLHLGAALSQYHQAKVLLIDFDAQANLTSGLGLDPDCYDSLAVVLQGEKEIQEVIRPIQDIHLDLIPADTWLERIEVSGNLAADRYSHERLKYVLGSVKDQYDYVIIDTPPSLCWLTESALIAADYALICATPEFYSVKGLERLAGFIQGISARHPLTILGVALSFWNCRGKNNSAFADLIHKTFPDKLLNTKIRRDITVSEAAIHGKPVFATSPSARASEDYFNLTKELLILLRDV
- a CDS encoding pGP6-D family virulence protein, whose product is MGNLKTLLESRFKKNTQTKMEALARKRMEGELSPFTGRLSNPTLLPKEKEQLRHLLEHYNFREQIEEPDLIHLCTLSAEVKQIHHQSVLLHGERITKVRDLLKSYREGAFSSWLLLTYGNRQTPYNFLVYYELFTLLPEPLKIEMEKMPRQAVYTLASRQGSQEKKEEIIRNYRGERKSELLDRIRKEFPLVDTDCRKTSPVKQALAMLAKGSQILNKCTALSSDEQIILEKLIKKLEKVKSNLFPHTKV
- a CDS encoding CT584/Cpn0803 family type III secretion system protein; translated protein: MAAKTKILELEDNVFLLLEGNLKRIYATPIGYTTFREFQNVVFNCANGQQDIANFFFEMLINGKLTQELAPQQKQAAHSLISEFMMPIRVSKDIHERGEFINFITSDMLTQQERCIFLNRLARVDGQEFLLMTDVQNTCHLIRHLLARLLEAQKNPVGEKNLQEIQEEITSLKNHFDELTKALQ
- the trpS gene encoding tryptophan--tRNA ligase; its protein translation is MSKKKRVLTGDRPTGKLHLGHWVGSIKNRLELQNCPEYDCFFIIADLHTLTTKIRKEEVLDLDNHIYEVLADWLSVGIDPTKSTIYLQSAIPEIYELHLLFSMLISINRVMGIPSLKDMARNASIEEGGFSYGLIGYPILQSADILLAKAQFVPVGKDNEAHVELTRDIARNFNRLYGQIFPEPEVLQGELTSLVGIDGQGKMSKSANNAIYLSDSDDIITEKVRRMYTDPNRIRATTPGRVEGNPLFIYHDVFNPHKDEVEEFKARYRQGCIKDIEVKARLAEELILFLKPIKERRSEFLAKPLALQKVLEQGTHKMREVAKATMEEVHDKFGFSHKWRALLK